A segment of the Candidatus Binataceae bacterium genome:
GATATCGCCCGAGTTCAGGTCGTTGCGGAACTCCCCGGCTTCATCGAAAAGTTTACGACGCTCCACAAGATGGTGGAAAAGCTCTTCGATAAAGAAAGGATTGCCCTCGCTGGCGGTATAGATCGCATCGACGACCGGCTGCGGCGGCTGGCGGCCGCTGAGCGCGCCGATCATTTCGGCGGTCGCGGACTGCGGCAGGCTGCCGAGGTTCATCTGCTCGAGGACGTGAAGCCGCACGCAGGCTTGCAGCACCGCGCCCAGCTCACCGGTGTGCTCGATCTCGTTGTCGCGGCAGGTGCCGACGATCAGGAGCGGCAGGCGCGCGGCGCTCAGCGCTGCATGATTCAGCAGTGACAAACTGCCTTCATCGGCCCACTGCAGGTCATCGATGAGCAGCAAGAGCGGCGCGCGCATGCGCGATATGAAATCGACGAAGGCGTTGAACAGCATGCGGCGCGATTGCTCGGGGGCGAGGTCCGCGGCGGCCGGCGGCAGATCGGGGAACATGCGCCGGAGCGCGGGCATCAGGCGCGCCAGCTCCGGCGCCGAATCGCCCAGCACACTGCGGAAGTCCGCGGGTTTCGACCACAGGCGCGAGGCCGCTTCGAGAATCTCGACGAAGGGGCTGAATGGCACCGTGTCGGCGCGATCGTAACAAGCGCCCAGCAGGGCGAAGAATCCGAGCTTCACGGCATCTTTGCAGAGCTCGTGGGCGATACGGGTTTTGCCGATACCAGGCGGGCCCGAGATTACGACGATACTGCCTCTGCCGGCGGCGGCCTGTTCGAGGCATCCACGCAGCACGGACAGCTCGTCGGCGCGACCGACGAAGCGCGTGCGTTCTTCGAGCTGAAGCATCGCGCTCTGCGGCGCCGACAGTACCGGCGCGGTTTCGGCGGGCGCGATCACCGGCGCGGCATCTTCGAGCGCGAAGCGCCACTCGACCGGGTTCTGCCGATCGTCGGTGAACGAGCAGAACGACCCGGTGTGAATGGACTTGTCGAGCAGCTCAGAAAGCTCGGCGCTGAACTCGCCGATTTTATCGATCGCGGATTTGATCGCGCGCGTGACGTTGAGCCGGGCGCGCTCCGCCGCCGAGCCTGCCCGCCGGTCGCGTCCGCCGAGTCCGATAGCGCGCGATATTTCATGCGCGAGGAAATCGATTTCGGACTCGATCTCCGCGGCGCGTTCGACTTTGCCCCGCAACTTGGCTTCATCGAGCTCTTCTTTGAGCTCTACGAGCCGGTGCTTGTACTCCTGCTTGGCCTTGGCATCGAGCATCTCGCCCGAATCACCCAGGCGGCCAACGCTGAGATTGGTATCGGTCGCGGATGACTCGGCGTCACCCTCGTCGGGCACGTAGGAACCGGGGCCATTTACCAGATCGAGGGCATGGAATTCGTCGCCCGGATGCTGCAGCAGGCGCTCAATGTATGTCAGGCCCTTCGAGGTCTTGAGCGAAAAGGTCTCGCCAACGAATCCGATCGTCCAGAATTCGCCGACCATCGCAAACACCGCCGTCCTCTGGCGTTCGCCATCAGACGAGGAGTTCATAACTGTTCTCCGCGGAAGCTTGAAGCCACGGAATCCTCTCGGCGGACTCAGGTTGCCCAGGTTAAATCGGAGGCCAGCAAAACAGCGACCAAAGAACGTACCATCAGGTTAAATCACTGTAAACCTCACGCTCCCGGGACAAAACTATTAGCCTTATATTGAAACTAGCCGTTCAGTTCGGGACTGAACCGATGGTTCAGAGAGATTGAACCCGACTAACTTTTCAAAGCATCAGACAAAATGACGCATATATTATACTCGATAGCTAAATAAAGCTTCGATGCTTCGCGAATTTTTCGTTTCGGGAGCGACCACATTGAGCTGAATGAGGTCCTCCGCAGCGGGGTAAAAACTGACTACCGGTCGGTAGATATACTCGTTCGTTTTTATTTCGGTCGAGCCGGCCAGCGTAGCTTGGTTCAGATTCGAATCATCTGCTGCCTCTTTTGAAGGCATTTCACCGCAGCAGTCGTCCTGAAATTATGGGCAGCATGAGAATCCTGGTGACAGGATCGTCGGGATGGCTGGGGCAGACGCTCGTGCCGCGACTCGCTCGCGAAGGCCATCAGGTCGTGGGGCTCGATCCTGTACCTTCGCCGCTTACGCAGGTAACTGGATCGATTGCCGACCGTGATCTCGTTCGATCGACGATTCGTGGTTTCAGGGCAAATGCGATTGTGCATGCCGCTGCGCTACACAAACCAAATATCGGGCAGCGCGCGAAATCAGATTTCGTTGCAGTCAATGTGCAGGGCACTCTCAATCTCCTCGAGGAGGCCGTGGCGTGCGGAGTCGATCGCTTCGTCTTTACCTCGACGACTTCGCTGATGATCTCGCGCGATATTCGCGCGGGCCGCGCAGGGGGCGCCTCGCGAGCGACCTGGATCACCGAGGAGATGGTACCGCTCCTGCCACGTAACATTTATGGCGCGACGAAGTTCGCAGCCGAGCATCTATGCCGCGTCATCCACGAACAAGACGGGCTGCCGATTCTGATCCTGCGGACATCGCGCTTCTTTCCCGAAGAGGACGACATGACTCATGCAATCGCACAGTCCGAGCCCAACACCAAGGCGAATGAATTTCTATTTCGCCGCCTCACCGTGGAGGATGCGGCCGAGGGCCACGTCGCCGCGCTCGAAAAGGCGCCGCAGCTCGGCTTTGACACCTTCATCATTTCCGCGCGGACGCCATTCTCAGCGAACGACTGCGAGGAGTTGATCGTCGATGCGCCGTCGGTCGTCGCGCGTTACTTCCCGCAGTACCGCGAGCTCTACGCGCGCGCAGGCTGGACGATGTTCCAGAGCATCGATCGCGTTTACGATTCGAGCAGGGCTGCGGAGCGCCTCGGCTTCGTCTGCCGCACGGGCTTCAAGGAAAAACTGGAGGAGCTGGAGCGCGACCGGCTCGCGAAACGCGTCGTATAGCAATCGCGGACGGTGTTTGCGATGCTCCCACGCTTGGAAATATCGCGTTACAATGCCGTCACTCTGTCGAGACGCGTTGGCGAATCGACGATTCCAGGACGTGACCGACGATGCCTTCTGAACTGCTCAAGGGATTCCGCCTGCTCGACCTTACCGACGAGAAGGGCGCGCTGTGCGGCAAGATGTTCGCCGACCTCGGCGCCGAGGTTATCAAAATCGAGCCGCCCGGCGGATGCATGACGCGCTCGATCCCTCCCTTTCTCGACGACGTTCGCGACGCCGAGCATTGCCTTTACTCGATCGCGTTTCACGCGGGGAAAAAATCCGTCACCGCGAATCTCGACAATGCCGACGCGCGTGCGCTCCTCTCGGAACTGGCGAAGCGCGCCGATTTTCTCGTCGAGTCATATCCGCTCGGTTATCTCGATTCGATCGGACTCGGCTACGACGCGCTTGCCAAGCTGAATCCGCGCCTCATCTACACCTCGATCACACCGTTCGGCGACAAGGGTCCCGGCAAGGATTACAAGTGGGCCGACATCCTGACCTGGGCTGGAGGCGGCATGATGTATCTGATGGGTGAGGAGGGTAAGCCTCCGCTCCAGATGAGCCTGCCGCAGGCCGGGATGCATGCGGGCGGCGAAGCGACGGTCTCGTCGCTGCTCGCGCATTGGCCAAGGCAAGAGGACGGACTCGGCCAGAAGATTGTCGTCAACATGGAGGCCTGTATCGTCTGGACACTCATGAACGAGCAGGCGATGCCGTTTTTGCACGGCAACTTCCTGACCCGCACCGGGATGTTTAGCGGCTCCGCCGATGCGCGCCGCCAGGTGATCTACGACTGCAAGGACGGGCACATCTCGATCCTCGTGGCCGGCGGCCAGGTCGTTGGCGGCTCGACCAAAGCGCTCGTCGATTGGATGGCGGAGAGGGGGATTGGCTATCCGTGGATGAAAGAGAAGGATTGGATTTCATGGATACCGGGCGTGTTCATGAAGATGACTGCGCGCGATTACCAGGAGATCGAAGAGCTCGAAAGCTCAATTCAGAAATTCTTCAACACGCTGACCAAGGCCGAGATCTACGATGGAGCGTTGAAGCGGCGAATCTTCCTCGCGCCGGTCGCGAGCACTGCCGATATCGCATCGGACGCACAGCTCAAGGCACGCGATTTCTGGATTGACGTCGATCACCACGACACGCTGGGGCGCACGCTGAAGTTCCCCGGCCCGTTCGCGAAGATCAGCGCCACACCGATCGGCGCAACGACGCGCGCGCCGCGCGTCGGCGAGCATAACGACGAGATCTATCGCGGCCTGCTCGGCCTCGCGCCGGCACGTCTTGGTGAACTCAAAGCCGCCGGCGCGATCTGAGCGGAGAAAATCACATGAGCAAGTATCCTCTTGAAGGAATTCACATTCTCGATTTCGCCTGGGTCGGTGTCGGCCCGATTACCTCGAAGTATCTAGCCGATTATGGCGCCGACGTGATTCATATCGAGTCCGCGGCGCGCGTCGACGTGCTGCGAATCGCGCCGCCATGGAAGGACGGTCAGCCCGGTATCAATCGCAGCCAGTTCTTCGCGAGCTTCAATACTTCCAAGCGCGGCATCTCGCTCGATCTCAGCAAGCCGCAAGCGCGCGAGATCATAAAGCGCCTCGTGCCGTGGGCCGATATCATCGTCGAGAGCTTCACGCCCAAGGTCATGCGCAAGTGGGAAATGGATTACGAGCACCTGAGCGAGATCAACCCGAAGCTCATCATGCTGTCCACCTGCATGCAGGGGCAGACCGGACCGAACGCGCTCTATCCCGGTTTCGGGCAGTTGATGGCGGCGCTGTCGGGCTTCTACTACATCTCGGGCTACGAAAAGGGATCGTGCTGCGCGCCTTACGGCGCGTATACCGATTTCATCGCGCCGCGCTTTTCCGCCTCGACGCTGCTCGCCGCGCTCGACTATCGCCGCCGCACCGGCAAGGGCCAGTACATCGACATGGCGCAGTATGAAGCCGCGATGCAGAACCTCGCGCCGGCGCTTATCGATTACTTAGCGTCGGGCCGCGTCCTCGAGCCGCGCGGCAACGGGTCCGATCGCTATGCGCCGCACGGCGCTTATCGCACTGCCGATGAAGACGGCGCGGAAGTATGGATCGCAATCGCGGTGGCGAATAATGACGAATGGCGCGCGATGCTGAGCGTGCTCGGCGCGAGCGACAACGACTCGCGATTCACGTCGCATGCCGGTCGCCTCAACAATCCGCGCGCCGTCGACGAGCTAGTCGGATCTCTCGTTCGCTCGCACAATCGCCATGAGCTTACGACCAAGCTCCAGGCTGCCGGCATTGCGGCGTATCCCGTGCAGAACTGCGTCGATATTCACAATGACGAGAATCTCGAGGCCTTCGGCTTCTGGCACTGGCTCGAGCACAAGGAGATGGGACCGTGTGTGTACGAGGGCCTGCAGCATCGCATGAGCCGCACGCCCGGCGATCTGCGCTTCGCCGCACCGATTCTCGGACAGCATAACGACGAGATCTTCGGCGGGATGCTCGGGATGAGCGCCGAGGAAATCGAGCAGTTGAAGAAGGACTACGTGATAGTCTAGGCGGCGCGGCGCGCGGCCCTGAAGCTCGCCCAATCAAAATTTGCGATACGAATTGAAGATAGCGCTGCGCTACCTGCGCGCGCGGCGCAAGGAAGCGTTCATCTCGATCACGACGATCTTTACCGCGGTCGGCGTGATGATCGGCGTCGCCGCGCTGACGATCACCCTCTCGGTGATGGGTGGGTTCGAGGCGAGCCTCAAGGAGCGCGTGCTCAATCTGAGTCCGCAGGTGCAGATCCTGAGCATTGACGGATCGATCACGGGCTACGCCGACATCCAGAAACGGGTCTCGACTGTACCGGGGGTCAGCGGCTCCGAGCCGTATATCATCGGCCAGGGGATGCTGAGCTCGGGACACGGAATCGGCGGCGTTATCATCCGCGGCTTCGATCCCAGCAATCCCGTCGTCGATGCCGAATGGGGTCGCTACGTGACCGACGGTAGCCTCGGCGAGCTCGCCAAGCCCGCAGCCTCAGGTAAAGACGCGCCGCTGGGCGCGATCGCCGTCGGCTCGACGCTGCTCGAGAAGCTCCGAGCCAAGCTCGGCGATCGCGTGCGGCTCGTCGTGCCGATCCTTGGCGCCAGCGGCTCGATGTCAACGCGGACCGGCGACTTCACGATCGGCGCGGTATTCGACTCGGGCATGAGCTTCGTCGATACCAACATGATGTTCATGGACCTCGGCCGCGCGCAGGATTTCTTCGGACGCGACGGGCGTGTCGACGCGATCGATATCCATCTCTTGAACCTCGATCGCACTGACGATGTCACCGCCGCGCTGCGCAAGTCGTTCCAGCGACCCTACGTGGTGCGTAACTGGATCGAATACAACGAATCGGCGGCTGGAGGATTCGAGCTGCTGAAACGGATCTACACAATGGTGTTGATCCTGCTCATCGCCGTTGCGGCGTTCAACCTCGTCGCGACCCTGATCATGGTCGTGATGGAAAAGCGCAAGGACATCGCGGTGCTGATCTCGATGGGCGCGACGCGGCGCGACGTGCGGCGGATTTTCATCCTCAAGGGAATGATCGTCGGCCTGGCCGGCACAGCCGCGGGGCTGGTGCTCGGATCGCTCGGATGCGCCGTGCTCGCGCGCTACCACTTTATCCATATTTCCAAGGAAATATATGGCATCTCAACGTTGCCGATAGCTATCGACCCGTCGAGCTTTGCGCTGGTAGCGCTAGCGTCGATCGTACTCTGCCTGCTCGCTACGGTTTACCCGGCGCGTCAGGCGTCACGAGAAATGCCGGTCGAGGTCTTCCGCTCCTAACCCCACCCCACAACTTCGACCTGCGGCAATCGCGATCTTATTCTGTGGGATTCGTGGGGGGCTTGCTGGCCAGCTTGGGCTTGCGGATT
Coding sequences within it:
- a CDS encoding ABC transporter permease, with translation MKIALRYLRARRKEAFISITTIFTAVGVMIGVAALTITLSVMGGFEASLKERVLNLSPQVQILSIDGSITGYADIQKRVSTVPGVSGSEPYIIGQGMLSSGHGIGGVIIRGFDPSNPVVDAEWGRYVTDGSLGELAKPAASGKDAPLGAIAVGSTLLEKLRAKLGDRVRLVVPILGASGSMSTRTGDFTIGAVFDSGMSFVDTNMMFMDLGRAQDFFGRDGRVDAIDIHLLNLDRTDDVTAALRKSFQRPYVVRNWIEYNESAAGGFELLKRIYTMVLILLIAVAAFNLVATLIMVVMEKRKDIAVLISMGATRRDVRRIFILKGMIVGLAGTAAGLVLGSLGCAVLARYHFIHISKEIYGISTLPIAIDPSSFALVALASIVLCLLATVYPARQASREMPVEVFRS
- a CDS encoding CoA transferase, giving the protein MPSELLKGFRLLDLTDEKGALCGKMFADLGAEVIKIEPPGGCMTRSIPPFLDDVRDAEHCLYSIAFHAGKKSVTANLDNADARALLSELAKRADFLVESYPLGYLDSIGLGYDALAKLNPRLIYTSITPFGDKGPGKDYKWADILTWAGGGMMYLMGEEGKPPLQMSLPQAGMHAGGEATVSSLLAHWPRQEDGLGQKIVVNMEACIVWTLMNEQAMPFLHGNFLTRTGMFSGSADARRQVIYDCKDGHISILVAGGQVVGGSTKALVDWMAERGIGYPWMKEKDWISWIPGVFMKMTARDYQEIEELESSIQKFFNTLTKAEIYDGALKRRIFLAPVASTADIASDAQLKARDFWIDVDHHDTLGRTLKFPGPFAKISATPIGATTRAPRVGEHNDEIYRGLLGLAPARLGELKAAGAI
- a CDS encoding NAD(P)-dependent oxidoreductase; translated protein: MGSMRILVTGSSGWLGQTLVPRLAREGHQVVGLDPVPSPLTQVTGSIADRDLVRSTIRGFRANAIVHAAALHKPNIGQRAKSDFVAVNVQGTLNLLEEAVACGVDRFVFTSTTSLMISRDIRAGRAGGASRATWITEEMVPLLPRNIYGATKFAAEHLCRVIHEQDGLPILILRTSRFFPEEDDMTHAIAQSEPNTKANEFLFRRLTVEDAAEGHVAALEKAPQLGFDTFIISARTPFSANDCEELIVDAPSVVARYFPQYRELYARAGWTMFQSIDRVYDSSRAAERLGFVCRTGFKEKLEELERDRLAKRVV
- a CDS encoding CoA transferase codes for the protein MSKYPLEGIHILDFAWVGVGPITSKYLADYGADVIHIESAARVDVLRIAPPWKDGQPGINRSQFFASFNTSKRGISLDLSKPQAREIIKRLVPWADIIVESFTPKVMRKWEMDYEHLSEINPKLIMLSTCMQGQTGPNALYPGFGQLMAALSGFYYISGYEKGSCCAPYGAYTDFIAPRFSASTLLAALDYRRRTGKGQYIDMAQYEAAMQNLAPALIDYLASGRVLEPRGNGSDRYAPHGAYRTADEDGAEVWIAIAVANNDEWRAMLSVLGASDNDSRFTSHAGRLNNPRAVDELVGSLVRSHNRHELTTKLQAAGIAAYPVQNCVDIHNDENLEAFGFWHWLEHKEMGPCVYEGLQHRMSRTPGDLRFAAPILGQHNDEIFGGMLGMSAEEIEQLKKDYVIV